The genomic region AGAAATTGCACTGTTATGTATCCTGCTGCTATTTTCGtacatggtatcagagcatggttctCCAATTAATTGTGATCCGGCTGTTCTAATTGAAGAAATTGAAACCCTATTTTCTTAATTAGGGTTGGGCGTGTTCTTCTGTGGGTTCTTCTTCTCCGCTATTCTGTACTATGATGTTGCTGTGATAGGGTTTATTCCCTATAGGGGAGTTCCTTTCTCTCTCACTCTGTCTTTTGTTTTCCATTTTATTTtaccctttatttatttattttttcattattTGTTTTGTGTTTATTTGTTGGTTTCTGCTGTTTCTTTGCGGTTGTTTGATCTGTGTTTTCTGCTATTATGtctggtggtgatgatgatatggACCATCAAAGACTACTCAAGTGAGTAGCCTTGATTTTGGTGATCCTCTTTACTTACATGCTAGTGACACCAGCACCACTGCTCTTGTCTCCTTAAAACTTAAGGGGACAGAGAACTACAATGTCTGGAGTAGGGCTATGACTTTAGCTCTGCAAACTAAGAATAAATTTGGATTTGTTGATGGTTCTTGCATAAAGAGTCAAACTGATAATGTGCTTATGTTACAATGGGATAGGTTCAACTCTGTTGTACTATCCTGGATACTAAACTCTATTTCTGAAGAATTGTTTTCAGGGCAAGTGTTTGCCAAGTCTGCTCAAACTGTTTGGGAAGAATTAAAGGAGACATATGACAAAATAGATGGTTCTGTTACCTTCAATTTACACCCAAAACTTAATTCTTTAACTCAGGGTAACTCCACGGTGTCAGACTACTATCATAAATTATATGCTTTGTGGAAACAATTTGATGCTCTTGTTAAGTTACTTACTTGTGTGTGTGATGCTAATAAGGAATTCAAAACTCacaatgatttaattaaacttatgcaaTTCCTCATGGGTCTTGATGAGTCTTATGCTTCTGTATGGAGCAATATTCTTTTAATTGACCCTATTCCAAGTGTTAAAACTGCTTTTGCCATTGTCTCAAGAGAGGAATCCCTTAGGTTATCCTCTCATTCTAGTAGTTCTGGTCCTGGTAGAAATCAACATTCTGCCTTTCTTGTGTCCAAGACTTTTGATAACAAAAGAAGGATTGGTAATGGACCTAACCCTAATCTTAAGTGTACTAAATGTAGAAAACTTGGTCACACAATAGATAGGTGCTATGAAATTGTTGGTtatctgtgatggccccgtcaatacgcttaacggctccgtcacttggtcccacagcttgatcgaacttaaatgaatttaacaaacgacattgcattcttttatttcaaaagtttcccaaaaaggaaagcataccaaaatatgtagtttaaaagtaactcaacatattaataatctaaatttgacacaaaacattgtcaacaacccacaagtattaattattcaaaaaccgaatgcaagccaaagtttcataaattgtttcattaaaatctgcccaaatgcatgcagactcttctaaacacagcggaagcatcacataaactcaagtacctgtgaaaacatgcgagtaaactgtcaacacaaaggttgagtgaattataggtttaaataattgaataaactttagaccacaagatttaaaaatgttagaaagcattaaacattattccattatcaatgagccacctggtaaccacttaaccctttatttacccttgccaaacacaataaaaaaaaatatacactggacagtgtatctacaacaaaatacgaagtactaaacattccgattataaattgttagcgcgactagctcgaaatggggttgtcaaacccgatagatctatccgtaggattcgcgttcaccggtagaaaccaatgattacagttaccagactagggaatatttttgtccaactcacaatgaataatttaaatttaattgtcacttatgtctaaacgtgaaataaaatgcatgtaatcacatcccaaaaatatactttgaaaagtatgtataaacgggactataactcaccttaatagtaacgaagtaaccaacacaattaagcaaacagcaaatgtagtacagtgatcaggaatgatcacaacgccgacctataaataaagcaggtcgatataaataactaacttaggtcaagtcttagggggtgtttggatttgcgttttgaaaattgattatgcgttttaaataatcataatcaaataatcAGCTGTAACAAAACGTGATTTTGATAAATGGTATTTGGATTTGATTATGCTGTTTGAAATCGTAATAATCAAATAATTAgttttttagtttttgaaaaaatTAAATTATCTGATAACTTAACATGTAAAATTACCAAAATGGACATTTTTTAAAGTTATAAAATTATGATTTATTgatgtatttttattatttttaccaaGCTATTATACAATATATAgtatttaattaaaatatagtaaTATATCAACATGTGTAGATGTAAATTTATACTACGTAACATGTTACTCTGTATTatctttaattaataaaaatactcCCTACCATCAGTGACAATATAATGTCTAACAAGTTAATGGATCCAAGTCTGAAAAAATAAAAGTAAGAAGGTACGGGCTATTACGGAGTGACAAACTGACAATATACTGTATCTATAAAACTACGGGGTATTACGGAGTACATGTAGGGGTATATTAGTAAAATAAGATGCTGAAATATTTTATTGGGAATTGCATTTTCTCTGCAGTACCTCCTTCCTTACTTCTTGATTTTCACGATTTGGAGCTCAAAAAACGCAAAAAATCGATTTTTACCATTTATTTGCCAAACACTTAAAATAGATTATTTACGATTTACAAACGCATTAATCAAAAAATCAAGCTCCAATCGCAAAGCCAAACACtcccttagtatgatagctattgtacatgttgcaagtagtcatagaacaatactcaatatgcattggtttgatcggaacagcttacggacacacactttctatttttagaaagtttctatttttagcaggtttccatttttggaaagtttctatttttggaaagtttctatttttggaaagtttctatttttggaaagtttctatttttgaaaagtttccaaatttaaaaagttgctattttaggaaagtttataagttaggaaagtttccttaattagaaagtcaacaaaagtcaactgaaagtcaaagtcaaccgaaagtcaactcaaaagtcaaccttggtcaaacatggtcaacgttaattttaaaagtgtaagttataataatataagttataacatttattaaagttaaatatgtctaattatgtcataacataagtttaattaaattaaaatgatttattaaagttaatataagtttaaatgatatatttaatataacataagtatttaattaattaattaaatattagtcataatgtaagtattattaattaataataaattttaaatcatatcataagtattattaattaataatgaattattaatcatatcataagtttctaattataattattaaatcataagtatttaataattaaattataattaaataataactaagccttataataattaaataattaattaatccttattaaaagtcttataatagtaatctcataatataagtttaatacttatcataagtattttccattaataataaaagtattattaatcataagtttaattaaaatgttaattaaatcataagtattaattaaatgatataataaatatatatatcataagtcttaaaattataataattactttttttatcataagtaattaaatgataatgaaatccattatttatatcataagtttaattattaatcataagttttaaatcaaaagttcatcgggtcgtatcttgagccccaggtgtcggttttcggcgagccttacatatatatccgcccaatcaaaccacccgacactttggtacactcaagaacacaccaagaacagtccacaagtcatggtgtacagccattacactacttggaacttcaatccactcaaaatcgtgttttagacgtaacgggtgattcgtggctcggattgagatgacccgaacatgaaagttcgccccaccatcagtactaacacactaacacaccctaaagtcaccaaatatggtcacaaagtcggaccaaacctggttcataccaaaatcacatttcaatcttaacaaaataccactttgatcatatatagggctccgggaatcgaaactacatgaatccggagtctaaaattaatgtcttgatgagaggaactcatctagatactttattttaacttttatatcagtcacaatagcaGAAACGCACGAAAAAGCTGcagtcccaattatatcaaacagaaaacatgtgtttatgagtaattctatgcatacaaacaccattacaacaacaagtaatcatcatactattaatatataatcaaaatacagaaatataatgaaaaatcaaaagttctagggttagggtttataccctaatcaagaaacgagaagtataatcgcgtagagaacggaacgaggaacgcgttgatgttgtttaatccttgatccaagtaataaaaattgatgaagatgatgatgtatggTGGTGGTGTGCCATCGCCAAAAGGAAGAAGAGGAGAGGAGGAGAGCCAAAAATAAAAGCTAGATTTTAGGGAAAATATTGTGAAATACAAAATAATCACAAAAAAAGAAATCAAGGGAGTAATACCCCCTCCCTCCCTCCATTCGGCCGAAAatggatggggtgggccccatggtgggccaaattGCTAAATGTGTAATCCCTTGTGGCCCAAAAGCCCGAACGAAACTCGAAACgagaaaacacgcttacgcgattaaaaattcggagagataacaaacgcgcgaagaaaaataaatataaatactatatatataaatatatgatcttaaaatattatatttaaaataattaggatttaaatatcccaaaaacgcgaccgttggtttgaaaaccgaaaagattcgccggatagaaattcgcgacacgtagaaacgtataaattaaaatatgaatacaattattcacataacacttaataattaatatattattattaatataataatataggtcatagaaatgacgtagcacaattaacagttaacggtcgttaaataattaacggtaaaagataacggaaaaagtagggtcgtgacagtaccttcccgttacggaaatttcgtcccgaaatttaagcaggtgcaggggttgactcagcatctaggaacaaatgcggatacttctgcttcatctgatcttcacgctcccaagtgaactcgggaccacgtctggcgttctatctaacccgaacaataggaattcggctctgcttaagagtcttaacttctcgatccataatttcaatgggttcctcaataaagtgtagttatttatcaacatgaagttcttccagaggaatagtcttgtcggcctcggccaaacacttctttaagttcgacacatgaaaaacatcgtgaacagcactgagttcttgtggcaatttcaaacgataattcgccggtccaactctctcaacaatctcaaacggtccaacaaaacgaggacttagctttcccccttttaccaaaacggatcacacccttccaaggtgaaacctttaacataacccgatcaccaacttgaaattccacatctttccttcccctatcggcataactcttttgccgacttctagcggttctcaacctttccttaatccgtacaatcttctcggtagtctcgtgaataatttctggacctgtgagttgagcatccccaacctcattccaacagacaggagacctacactttctaccgtacagagcttcaaacggtgcggcttgaatacttgtgtgataactgttgttataagaaaactcagctagcggcaaatatttatcccacccattaccaaaatcgataacacacgctcgtaacatatcttccaacgtctgaatggtcctttcactctgaccatccttctgaggatgataagcggtgctcatatctaacctagttcccaaggcttcctgtaaatattgccaaaacctcgatacaaatcgactgtctcggtccgaaataatggatacaggaacaccatgtctagaaacaatctccttcaaatacaaccgtgtaagcttctccattgaatctgtttccctaatcggcaaaaagtgagccgacttagtgagtcgatctacaatcacccaaatagtgtcatagccacccgcaactctcggtaacttagtaataaaatccatcgtaattccttcccacttccactcgggaatctcaggttgcaccaaaagttcagacggtttttgatgttcagctttaaccttagcacatgtcaaacacttagccacatacgtagccacatcacctttcaaattaggccaccagtacagctccttaagatcatgatacatctttcctgaaccgggatgaatagagtacctagacttatgagcctcatctaaaacaagttgtcgcagttcaccaaacttcggaacccaaagacgtcctgcaaagtatctagtaccatctgctcgtacctcaaacttcttagccatacctcttacgttctcattcacaaaattctcttcctttaaggcttcttgttgtgcctcaagaatctgccttacgaggtttgttctaattgtcatattcaaggccctaaacctgcgaggttcagccctttctttatgactcaacgcatccgccacaacattggccttacccggatgatacaaaagttcacaatcgtaatcgttcaacgtctcaatccatctttgttgtctcatgttcaactgtttctgatcgaggatatgttgaagacttttgtgatctgtgtacacagtactcttgaccccatacaaataatgtctccaaatcttaagcgcaaaaacaacggccccaactctaaatcatgagttgtatagttctgttcgtgaatcttcaacttatgtgatgcgtacgcaataaccttctttcgttgcatcaaaacacagccaaagccttgacgcaaagcatcacaataaacaacaaaatcattattaccctcaggtagtggcaatatcggagcggtagtcaacttcttctttaaaatctgaaaagcagtctcttgttcatccttccactcgtacttcttccctttatgcgttaaagcagtcagaggttttgcaatacgagagaaatcttgaatgaaccttctatagtaatccGCTAATCccaggaactgacgaatctgagtaggagttttcggagtttcccacctttcaatcgcctcaatcttagcaggatcaacttgaatcccttgcttactaacaatatgtccaaggaattgaacttctcgtaaccagaatgcacccTTAGAGAACTTagagtacaactcttcttttcttaacagatcgagcactaacttcaaatgttcctcgtgctcttcatcactcttcgaataaataaggatgtcatcgatgaacacaataacgaacttgtccagatagagtctacacacacggttcatgaggtccatgaacacagcaggtgcatttgtcaatccgaacggcataacaagaaacttaaagtgaccgtaacgggtgtgaaaagcagttttcgaaacatcagattccttaacacgcaactgatgatagccgaaacgaagatcgatttttgaataaacagatgaaccctgaagctgatcgaacagatcatcaattctcggaagggaataacggtttttaatagtaatcttatttaactcacgataatcaatgcacaaatggaaagaaccatccttcttcttaacaaacagaacaggagctccccaaggggacgaactaggacgaataaaacctttgtctaacaactcacgaagttgacttgacaattcttgaagttcaaaaggcgcaagacgataaggagcacgtgctacaggagcagcaccgggaacaagatcaatttgaaattctaccgcgcgttgcggcggaaggccaggtaaatcttcgggaaatacctcgggaaaatctctaacaatatgaacatctccaacactcttcgtttctttatcggaatcaacaacatgggctagaatagcatgacagtctttgcgaagatgtttaagaactttcaaacagctaataagatttaactgtcggcatttcttatctccaagaaccaccagcggctctccaaccacattagtaatacgaatagctttatcataacacacaatctcagcacgatttgtagataaccaatccatcccaatgacaatgatcaaaactaccaagttcaatcggtaccaaatctatatcAAAATCTttaccagccagattaatgttacacttacgatacacagtcttagcagtaagcactttaccattagctatttcaacaacataagtattgtctaaaggagttaacggtgttttgatttttggacttaatttactcgacacaaaactcaaatcagcccctgaatcaaatagtacattaactgataaatcgttgaccgagaacgtaccagtaacaagtttaggatcttcctcagcatccctagtgttaatgttgaatgctctaccacgtgcagtctctgcagtcttcttgttgggacaggcatcacggaaatgccccggattcccacactcgtaacaaactctcggaaTACCACCATTATTCagatttccattaccattaccattcccacctctattacgagcattattaccattattaccacctgcggtaggagtagcagaacccggcagaagcaccgtacaatccttagcaatgtgtccctgtttggaacacctcttgcaagtcacggtacagaaaccatcatgagccttgtaacaatgTGGACATACACGCTGATTGCGGTTATTCGAACCGGAAGTATCCTGGTTTTTCTGCTGACCTTGGCTTTGattgttgttattatcccactttctcttcccattatcagctttctgaaCAGCCTCTTCACTAGGTTCGGTTACaacagccttgcttcttctcaagatcttatcattcaacttatgagccatcgacatcgcggcctcaatagtctggggctcactagatttaaccccatgttcaattttctcggatagcccatcaatgtaagcttcaatcttaagattctcatcggcataaacattagggcacaacaaagtcaactcaaagaatctctacTCGTAGGCATCTAGTTCAGTgcccttcatcttcaagttcttaagttcaacctctaacttcttaagctcacccctaggacggtagcgggtgatcattctttccttgaaattattccaagttaaaccgtaagccacatcatttcccaaactattaaccaagttgttccaccaggtcaatgcactatccttcaaagtacAGCTagtaaaactaaccttgtcctcctctcggactcgactaaccctgaaaatagactcgattttctcgaaccagcgggtaagtcctatgggtccttctgtaccactgaattcctgtgaacgacttgccataaacgttttgtgggagcatcccacctgattgttgttcgcattagcattagcattagcattagcatttgctgccatagcagcagctatcccttcgttaataagacgttgcatacgggcttcgttggactctctaggaggcatgatcttcaaaacagaataacacaaccgttagtactaagaataatactagtgttataaaggaatagatcaaatatgaaaagattaaccattaaaataatagtcagtaaacactatgagtaataacatgacagttatgattgttatagaaataaccaccacatgcatacatattttatgataacatcatacaacatacatagcacctaacatacatgatctacattatgcataatataacatgccaagagtcacaacatcagaaataaaatgtgataatgataatagatgtcataaaaataaccatccatacataatgaaaaacatcccataacaaaaccttaataaaatcctcgacaAAACTCCTTACAtaatccaaaaatgtatgtatgaaaggacattaagtcttatgaaatagatTATCAattatgaatcatcatatcacatatgcttagagcgggtgtgataagctgggccagtaTGAGTCTCAGCAGgtggctcatacttccgcaactttcctttcacttcttccaactctgccttgaAACCCTGAACTATGCTCTCTAaagcctcgaacctagcgtcaacttcacggttacgcttacgattctcgaacccaacattattcttgaagctaacaaacgaatccatactagctcgaatctggtccatcatctcgttatgtggcaaagtacgcatacaatcactaagagcattaatgcgcgtcacttcattgtaagccctgttcatatgagtaagggtggaaaagtagtagtgaacaggatcgtcGATCAAAGGTTGACCAGCACGATGTCTGGCAACAgtcggaggagcaggagcagcaaatgagttatcgctcgaagtcgacatctgtaaacagtaaaaccgcaaaccatataccaaataggaataaatgctaatgatataacttatacgaaatgaaatgcataataatgctatagtaaaagggtcaggctgtagactagactctaatgcaccctaagaaccacgggttgaccacattaagaacgcctagttccctacaaccagagctctgataccaactgtgatggcctcgACAATACGCTTAACggctccatcacttggtcccacagcttgatcgaacttaaatgaatttaacaaactacattgcattcttttatttcaaaagtttcccaaaaagaaaagcataccaaaatatgtagtttaaaagtaacccaacatattaataatccaaagttgacacaaaacattgtcaacaacccacaagtattaattattcaaaaaccgaatgcaagccaaagtttcataaattgtttcattaaaatctgcccaaatgcatgcagactcttctaaatacagcggaagcatcacataaactcaagtacctgtgaaaacatgtgagtaaactgtcaacacaaaggttgagtgaattataggtttaaataattgaataaactttagaccacaagatttaaaaatgttagaaaatattaaacattattccattatcaatgagccacctggtaaccacttaaccctttatttacccttgccaaacacaataaaaaaaatatacactggacagtgtatctacaacaaaatacgaagtactaaacattccgattataaattactagcgcgactagctcgaaatggggttgtcaaacccgatagatctatccgtaggattcgcgttcatcggtagaaaccaatga from Rutidosis leptorrhynchoides isolate AG116_Rl617_1_P2 chromosome 9, CSIRO_AGI_Rlap_v1, whole genome shotgun sequence harbors:
- the LOC139868246 gene encoding uncharacterized protein, which codes for MTVSADEDAGLNSGLGLCVYIRLSDTSTTALVSLKLKGTENYNVWSRAMTLALQTKNKFGFVDGSCIKSQTDNVLMLQWDRFNSVVLSWILNSISEELFSGQVFAKSAQTVWEELKETYDKIDGSVTFNLHPKLNSLTQGNSTVSDYYHKLYALWKQFDALVKLLTCVCDANKEFKTHNDLIKLMQFLMGLDESYASVWSNILLIDPIPSVKTAFAIVSREESLRLSSHSSSSGPGRNQHSAFLVSKTFDNKRRIGNGPNPNLKCTKCRKLGHTIDRCYEIVGYL